The Algoriphagus halophilus genome window below encodes:
- a CDS encoding Na(+)-translocating NADH-quinone reductase subunit A, with product MSKIVKLKKGFDIKLVGKANQELADFAPAQTFAIKPTDFIGLQRPKVLVNEGDTVKAGTPIMFDKAMDQVIYASPVSGEVVEIKRGEKRKLLEIKILADQTITHEDLGKADVASLDRDALAAKIAGSGVWPNIIQRPYGVVANPTDTPKAIFVSGFDTNPLAADYGFTLKGEEKYFQAGIDALAKLTTGKVHLNLDGASTPPAVFANVKNAEINKFSGPHPAGNVGIQIHHLDPINKGEIAWTVNPYGVVQIGKLLLEGVYDASKVIAITGSEVTKAAYVKTFSGACVSTFTKGNLNSGHVRVVSGNVLSGEKISLDGFIGFYHNQITVIPEGDYEEFLGWLKPTTTKLSFSKALGIFSFLHKGEFKVDTNTHGEERPFVVSGVFEKVLPMDILPTYLFKAIVSEDFDEMEELGLYEIIEEDVALCEFVDPSKNDLQELVRNGIELLMYS from the coding sequence ATGTCTAAAATAGTGAAGCTTAAGAAAGGTTTTGATATCAAACTGGTAGGAAAGGCTAATCAGGAGTTAGCTGATTTTGCGCCAGCTCAAACCTTCGCGATTAAGCCGACGGACTTTATAGGTCTTCAGAGACCAAAAGTACTTGTCAACGAAGGAGATACCGTAAAGGCTGGTACTCCCATCATGTTCGATAAAGCCATGGATCAGGTAATCTATGCTTCTCCGGTTTCCGGTGAGGTAGTAGAGATCAAAAGAGGAGAGAAGAGAAAGCTTCTTGAGATTAAGATCCTTGCTGACCAAACCATTACCCATGAGGATTTAGGTAAAGCTGATGTAGCTTCTCTTGATAGAGATGCATTGGCAGCCAAGATTGCTGGGTCTGGAGTTTGGCCAAATATCATTCAAAGGCCTTATGGGGTTGTAGCTAATCCAACAGATACTCCAAAAGCGATTTTCGTATCAGGTTTTGATACCAATCCTTTGGCTGCTGATTATGGCTTTACCCTGAAAGGAGAGGAAAAATATTTTCAGGCGGGTATTGATGCCCTAGCAAAATTGACGACTGGGAAAGTTCATCTAAACCTAGATGGTGCTTCTACCCCTCCGGCAGTTTTTGCAAATGTTAAAAATGCGGAGATCAACAAATTCTCAGGTCCACACCCTGCAGGCAACGTAGGAATCCAAATTCATCACCTTGATCCTATCAACAAAGGAGAGATTGCTTGGACAGTAAATCCTTATGGTGTGGTTCAGATAGGTAAGTTGCTTTTGGAAGGGGTTTATGATGCTTCTAAAGTAATCGCGATTACTGGTTCTGAAGTAACAAAAGCGGCTTATGTGAAAACATTTAGCGGTGCTTGTGTGTCTACCTTTACGAAGGGTAATCTGAATTCAGGACATGTAAGAGTGGTGTCTGGAAATGTGCTTTCTGGTGAGAAAATTTCATTAGATGGTTTTATTGGATTCTACCACAATCAAATTACAGTAATTCCTGAAGGTGATTACGAAGAGTTTTTGGGTTGGCTTAAGCCTACTACCACAAAACTTAGCTTCAGCAAAGCATTAGGGATTTTCTCTTTCCTTCATAAAGGAGAATTTAAGGTAGATACAAATACACATGGTGAAGAAAGACCATTTGTTGTTTCCGGTGTATTTGAAAAAGTACTTCCAATGGATATTCTTCCAACCTATCTTTTCAAGGCAATCGTCTCCGAAGATTTTGATGAAATGGAAGAGCTAGGGCTTTATGAAATTATTGAAGAAGATGTAGCCTTATGCGAATTTGTAGATCCTTCGAAGAATGATTTGCAGGAACTGGTAAGAAATGGGATTGAATTATTAATGTATAGTTAA
- a CDS encoding NADH:ubiquinone reductase (Na(+)-transporting) subunit D has protein sequence MSAETLEKAIEKKPAEALLSKRRKKLVTDPLVDENPITIQVLGICSALAVTTQMKPTLVMAISVIFVIAMSNFVISLMRNTIPSRVRIIVQLAVVATLVTLVNEVLKAFAYDMYKELSVFVGLIITNCIVMGRLEAFALGNKPYDSVLDGLGSALGYSWIILTVAFFRELWGSGSVFGIPVFDAVSGVFGPDFKLATNGLMVSPVGAFIILGLIIWVQRTKTGYVEH, from the coding sequence ATGAGTGCTGAAACTTTAGAAAAAGCGATAGAGAAAAAGCCGGCTGAGGCCCTTCTTTCAAAGCGTCGCAAAAAATTAGTAACAGATCCTTTGGTAGATGAAAACCCAATTACCATTCAGGTTTTGGGAATCTGCTCTGCCTTGGCGGTAACTACACAGATGAAGCCAACTTTGGTAATGGCTATTTCTGTAATTTTCGTAATTGCGATGTCCAATTTTGTTATCTCCTTGATGAGAAATACCATCCCTAGTCGTGTACGAATTATTGTACAGCTTGCAGTGGTAGCGACTTTGGTAACCTTGGTAAACGAAGTATTGAAAGCTTTTGCATACGATATGTATAAAGAACTTTCTGTATTCGTAGGTTTGATCATCACCAACTGTATTGTAATGGGTAGATTGGAAGCCTTTGCTTTGGGAAATAAACCATATGATTCTGTATTAGATGGTTTAGGTTCTGCATTAGGTTATTCTTGGATCATCTTAACTGTGGCTTTCTTTAGAGAGCTTTGGGGTTCAGGTTCTGTCTTTGGTATTCCAGTTTTTGATGCTGTTTCAGGTGTTTTTGGACCTGATTTCAAATTGGCTACCAATGGTTTGATGGTATCTCCAGTTGGAGCATTTATTATCTTAGGATTGATTATCTGGGTACAACGTACCAAAACAGGTTATGTTGAACACTAA
- a CDS encoding peptide chain release factor 3 produces MSLTDEIKKRRTFAIIAHPDAGKTTLTEKLLLFGGAIQTAGAVKSNKIDTATKSDWMAIEKQRGISVATSVMGFEYKDIKINLLDTPGHQDFAEDTYRTLTAVDSVIMVIDCVKGVEMQTEKLMEVCRMRNTPVICFINKLDREGRDPYELIEEVEQKLNIQCHPLSWPIGMGKSFKGVYNLFDHKLNLFTPSQRKLSDVRQVFEDVQDPELDELIGKNFANQLRDDVELIEGVYPEFNTQEYLEGKVAPVFFGSAVNNFGINEMLDTFIKIAPAPKSRRTEDREVLPDEKKFSGFVFKIHANMDPNHRNRIAFLRICSGKFERNKPYNHVRGPKPLRFSNVTQFMAQDKEMIDEAFPGDIVGLYDTGNLKIGDTLTDGENMQFVGIPSFSPEIFREVVNKDAMKTKQLEKGLQQLMEEGVAQLFTFDMGSRKVVGTVGQLQFEVIQFRLKNEYNATVEFHPMNLYKACWITSKDKKQLEEFVRSKNRHIAHDKDGKLVFMAESKAWLQMVQDNYPEIEFHFTSDI; encoded by the coding sequence ATGAGTTTGACTGACGAAATAAAGAAGCGCAGAACCTTTGCCATTATTGCTCACCCGGATGCGGGGAAGACAACATTGACCGAGAAACTGTTATTATTTGGAGGAGCAATCCAAACAGCTGGGGCAGTAAAATCCAATAAAATCGATACTGCTACCAAATCTGACTGGATGGCGATAGAAAAGCAAAGAGGTATCTCTGTGGCTACTTCCGTCATGGGTTTTGAGTACAAAGACATCAAAATAAATTTGCTCGATACCCCGGGGCACCAGGATTTTGCCGAAGATACTTACAGAACTTTGACTGCTGTCGACTCGGTAATCATGGTCATTGACTGTGTGAAAGGAGTGGAGATGCAGACAGAGAAGTTGATGGAGGTCTGTCGAATGAGAAATACTCCTGTGATTTGTTTTATCAATAAACTCGATAGAGAAGGACGTGATCCCTATGAGTTGATAGAAGAAGTGGAGCAAAAGCTGAATATTCAGTGCCATCCGCTTTCCTGGCCTATTGGGATGGGAAAAAGCTTTAAGGGAGTGTACAACCTATTCGATCATAAATTGAATTTGTTTACCCCTTCTCAGCGAAAATTGAGTGATGTGCGTCAGGTTTTTGAGGATGTTCAGGATCCTGAATTGGATGAATTGATTGGGAAAAATTTCGCGAATCAGCTTCGCGATGATGTGGAATTAATCGAAGGGGTTTATCCTGAGTTCAACACCCAAGAATATTTGGAAGGGAAAGTTGCTCCGGTATTTTTTGGTTCCGCAGTAAATAATTTCGGGATTAACGAGATGCTGGATACGTTTATCAAAATTGCTCCAGCGCCTAAAAGCCGAAGAACAGAAGACCGGGAAGTGCTCCCTGATGAGAAGAAATTCTCTGGTTTTGTATTTAAGATCCACGCCAACATGGATCCAAATCACCGAAACAGAATCGCTTTTTTAAGAATCTGTTCAGGAAAATTTGAAAGAAATAAGCCTTATAACCACGTTCGAGGTCCTAAGCCATTAAGATTTTCCAATGTGACTCAGTTTATGGCTCAGGATAAAGAGATGATCGACGAGGCATTTCCAGGTGATATTGTGGGATTGTACGATACGGGAAATTTGAAAATCGGGGATACCTTGACAGATGGGGAAAACATGCAGTTTGTGGGGATCCCAAGCTTCTCTCCTGAGATCTTCCGAGAGGTGGTGAATAAGGATGCCATGAAAACCAAGCAATTGGAGAAAGGGCTTCAGCAATTGATGGAAGAAGGAGTAGCTCAGCTATTTACCTTTGATATGGGGTCCAGAAAAGTTGTTGGCACGGTCGGTCAACTTCAATTTGAGGTAATTCAGTTTCGTTTAAAAAACGAATATAATGCCACGGTGGAGTTTCACCCGATGAACCTCTACAAAGCCTGCTGGATCACTAGCAAGGACAAAAAGCAGTTGGAAGAATTCGTGCGTTCAAAAAACCGACATATCGCCCATGACAAAGATGGAAAGCTGGTTTTTATGGCCGAATCAAAAGCCTGGCTTCAAATGGTTCAGGACAATTACCCGGAGATAGAGTTTCATTTTACTTCGGATATTTAA
- the cmk gene encoding (d)CMP kinase, with amino-acid sequence MSKIVIAIDGYSGCGKSSTAKAVAKELGYTYIDTGAMYRAATLHFLNNFVTISNPHEVDKALKNLHISFHYNPETGQQETFLNGLNVESEIRKMKISSKVSEIAAIKEVRKELVAQQKGYGKKKGVVMDGRDVGSVVFPDAELKVFMSANLQTRAERRQQELLEKGDMVDLEEIKNNLAKRDEIDSSREVGPLIKVSDAIEIDTSYLTFQEQVAQIVDKAKQIIEKEKSYAGNHR; translated from the coding sequence ATGAGTAAAATCGTCATTGCAATTGATGGATATTCAGGATGTGGTAAGAGTTCGACCGCTAAGGCAGTTGCCAAAGAATTAGGGTATACCTACATAGATACAGGTGCTATGTATCGAGCGGCAACCTTACATTTTTTAAATAACTTTGTGACGATTTCAAATCCGCATGAGGTGGATAAAGCTTTAAAAAATCTTCATATCAGCTTTCATTACAATCCGGAAACAGGGCAGCAAGAAACCTTTCTAAATGGGTTGAATGTAGAAAGTGAAATCCGCAAGATGAAAATCTCTTCCAAGGTGAGTGAAATTGCCGCGATCAAGGAAGTTCGCAAAGAACTTGTTGCTCAGCAAAAAGGATATGGTAAAAAGAAGGGTGTCGTGATGGATGGAAGAGATGTAGGTTCTGTTGTATTTCCAGATGCAGAATTAAAAGTGTTTATGAGCGCAAATCTGCAGACTCGTGCCGAAAGGCGTCAACAAGAGTTGCTTGAAAAAGGAGACATGGTAGATTTGGAAGAAATTAAAAATAACCTGGCGAAAAGAGATGAAATAGACTCTTCTCGTGAAGTAGGCCCATTGATCAAAGTATCTGATGCCATAGAAATCGATACCAGTTACTTGACCTTTCAGGAACAAGTGGCTCAAATTGTCGACAAGGCAAAGCAAATCATTGAAAAAGAAAAAAGCTATGCAGGTAACCATAGATAA
- a CDS encoding 3-keto-disaccharide hydrolase has product MKNTFLIALFFLASLNLSAQTGEWVELFNGKNFDGWKISENPDSFTISDGILKVEGPRGHMFYMGEVGDHDFNNFELIVELKTMPKANSGIFIHTQYQENGWPSIGHEIQVNQTHGDWRKTGSVYSFKDVRETYVEDGEWYTEHIIVKGDEVTVKVNGETINEYDESKDREGDLGTKKLDHGTIALQAHDPGSVIYYRSVKVKILPD; this is encoded by the coding sequence ATGAAAAACACATTTTTAATAGCACTGTTCTTTTTAGCCTCATTGAACCTATCAGCCCAAACAGGGGAATGGGTGGAGCTATTCAACGGTAAAAACTTTGACGGTTGGAAGATTTCTGAGAATCCAGATTCTTTTACTATTTCGGATGGAATCTTGAAAGTTGAAGGTCCAAGAGGCCATATGTTTTATATGGGGGAAGTTGGGGACCATGACTTCAATAATTTTGAATTAATTGTTGAATTGAAAACAATGCCAAAGGCAAACTCTGGGATTTTCATTCATACTCAATACCAAGAAAATGGATGGCCAAGTATCGGGCACGAAATCCAAGTAAACCAAACACATGGTGACTGGAGAAAAACCGGAAGTGTATACTCCTTCAAAGACGTTAGAGAAACATATGTGGAGGATGGAGAATGGTATACCGAACATATCATCGTAAAAGGGGATGAAGTAACTGTAAAAGTGAATGGAGAAACCATCAATGAGTATGATGAAAGTAAAGATAGAGAAGGAGACTTAGGTACCAAAAAATTGGATCATGGCACGATTGCCCTACAGGCACACGATCCTGGATCTGTCATTTATTACAGAAGTGTGAAAGTAAAAATCCTACCTGATTGA
- the nqrE gene encoding NADH:ubiquinone reductase (Na(+)-transporting) subunit E, whose translation MELFNLGIRSIFIDNMVFAYFLGMCSFLAVSKKVSTAIGLGAAVIFVLTVTVPVNWLLNEYVLKEGALSWAMADLASVDLSFLRFIMFIAIIAAMVQLVEMVVEKFAPALYGALGIFLPLIAVNCAILGGSLFMAQRDYTLAESAVYGFGSGTGFCLAIVALAAIREKLKYSNVPNGLKGLGITMLLTGLMGMAFMSFMGIDL comes from the coding sequence ATGGAATTATTTAACTTAGGAATTCGGTCGATCTTTATCGACAATATGGTTTTCGCTTACTTCCTTGGAATGTGTTCTTTCCTGGCGGTATCCAAAAAAGTGAGTACAGCAATCGGTTTGGGAGCTGCAGTTATTTTCGTTTTGACAGTAACTGTACCAGTAAACTGGTTATTGAATGAATATGTATTGAAAGAAGGTGCTCTTTCTTGGGCCATGGCAGATCTTGCTTCTGTAGATCTTTCCTTCTTAAGATTTATCATGTTTATCGCAATTATCGCTGCGATGGTTCAATTGGTAGAGATGGTAGTTGAGAAATTTGCTCCTGCTCTATACGGTGCTTTGGGTATTTTCCTTCCTCTGATCGCAGTAAACTGTGCGATTCTTGGTGGATCCCTTTTCATGGCTCAGAGAGATTATACTCTTGCAGAATCTGCAGTTTATGGATTCGGTTCAGGAACTGGTTTCTGTTTAGCGATTGTCGCACTTGCAGCTATCAGAGAAAAATTAAAATATTCGAATGTTCCAAATGGTTTGAAAGGTCTTGGTATTACCATGCTTTTAACCGGATTGATGGGAATGGCATTTATGTCATTCATGGGAATCGATTTGTAA
- a CDS encoding 4-hydroxy-3-methylbut-2-enyl diphosphate reductase, which produces MQVTIDKNSGYCFGVEFAIKMAEDEMEQSEKLYCLGDIVHNDMEVKRLREKGLVVIDRDELQDLSDCKVLIRAHGEPPETYKTAIKNNIELIDASCPVVLKLQHRVKTAFDRMERENGQIVIYGKKGHAEVIGLTGQTLEKAIVVMEESDLDKIDYTRPVTLFSQTTKSTKGFYELSGKIEDRIKKANSNFEEVPFNANDSICRQVSNREPQLQKFSHDNDVILFVSGKKSSNGKALYQVCLNENERSYFIENETEMNPEWFRPEDKVGVCGATSTPMWLMEQVKSHLESMEESALPI; this is translated from the coding sequence ATGCAGGTAACCATAGATAAAAATTCTGGTTATTGCTTCGGAGTTGAATTTGCCATCAAAATGGCAGAGGATGAAATGGAGCAAAGCGAAAAGCTTTATTGCCTCGGAGATATCGTGCACAACGATATGGAGGTGAAACGCTTACGTGAAAAGGGGTTGGTGGTAATCGATCGGGATGAATTGCAAGATCTCAGCGATTGCAAAGTGCTGATTCGAGCCCATGGTGAACCCCCTGAAACGTACAAGACCGCCATTAAAAATAATATTGAATTGATTGACGCTTCCTGTCCTGTCGTCTTAAAGCTGCAACATCGAGTGAAAACAGCTTTTGATAGAATGGAAAGAGAGAATGGTCAGATTGTGATTTATGGCAAAAAAGGGCATGCAGAAGTAATCGGCTTGACTGGACAGACTTTAGAGAAGGCAATCGTAGTGATGGAAGAAAGCGATTTGGATAAAATCGACTACACCAGACCTGTGACCTTGTTTAGTCAAACCACCAAAAGCACCAAAGGATTTTACGAATTATCGGGAAAAATCGAAGATAGAATCAAGAAAGCCAATTCAAATTTTGAGGAGGTTCCATTTAATGCCAATGATTCTATTTGTAGACAAGTTTCCAATAGAGAACCACAATTGCAGAAATTTTCACATGATAATGATGTGATCTTATTTGTGTCAGGAAAGAAGAGTTCCAATGGTAAAGCACTTTATCAAGTTTGTCTTAATGAAAACGAGCGAAGTTATTTCATTGAAAATGAGACAGAAATGAATCCTGAGTGGTTCAGACCAGAAGATAAAGTTGGTGTTTGCGGAGCCACTTCGACCCCTATGTGGTTAATGGAACAAGTGAAATCTCATCTTGAATCAATGGAAGAAAGTGCCTTGCCGATCTGA
- the ade gene encoding adenine deaminase, with the protein MIIKGQLVDIPKKDIYTVSLEVQEGKIHQITPIDPDPSLPFLMPGFIDAHVHVESSMLVPSEFARLAVVHGTVATVSDPHEIANVCGMQGVEYMIDNGKQVPFKFYFGAPSCVPATPFETAGGEINARDIETLMCRPEIHYLAEMMNWPGTVNRDELVMEKIRISKKYDKPIDGHAPGLKGELAEKYVSAGPSTDHECFTAEEALGKLKLGMKIAIREGSAAKNFEALIDLIDVYPDRIMFCSDDKHPDNLAISHINELAARAVAKGKNVFDVLKAACMTPIEHYSLKVGQLREGDPADFILVKDLKEFKVINTYINGEKVAEAGKTLINPIKNESINNFHTSIKKPEAFRIQANSSKVRVIEALDGQLITPEISGEILIKNGFAESNPSNDILKITVVNRYEDAPPALAFIKNFGLKKGAIASSVGHDSHNIIAVGIDDASICKAVNLIIEAKGGVSAISGDKEEILPLPVGGIMSASDGYEVAGAYTRIDRLAKEMGSTLNSPFMTLSFMALLVIPDLKLSDKGLFNGQRFEFTEVFV; encoded by the coding sequence ATGATTATTAAAGGTCAGCTTGTTGACATTCCCAAAAAGGACATTTATACCGTTTCGTTGGAAGTTCAAGAAGGCAAAATCCATCAAATTACCCCAATTGATCCAGATCCTAGCCTTCCCTTTTTAATGCCCGGATTTATAGATGCTCATGTGCATGTGGAGAGTTCCATGCTGGTTCCTTCCGAATTTGCACGATTAGCAGTAGTCCATGGAACAGTGGCTACTGTCTCTGATCCACATGAAATAGCCAATGTATGTGGAATGCAAGGCGTGGAGTACATGATTGATAATGGCAAACAAGTACCTTTCAAATTTTACTTTGGAGCCCCCTCCTGCGTTCCCGCTACCCCATTTGAAACTGCCGGAGGGGAAATCAATGCCCGAGACATAGAAACTCTGATGTGCAGACCTGAAATCCACTACTTAGCAGAAATGATGAACTGGCCAGGCACGGTAAACCGAGACGAATTAGTGATGGAGAAAATTCGGATTTCGAAGAAATACGATAAACCCATCGATGGACATGCCCCGGGATTGAAAGGAGAATTGGCAGAAAAGTATGTTTCGGCAGGCCCAAGTACAGATCATGAATGCTTTACAGCTGAAGAGGCTCTTGGAAAATTAAAGCTGGGAATGAAAATCGCCATTCGGGAAGGCTCTGCGGCCAAAAATTTTGAAGCCTTGATCGACCTGATAGATGTGTATCCAGATAGGATCATGTTTTGTTCGGATGACAAACACCCAGACAATCTGGCAATTTCCCATATCAATGAATTGGCTGCCCGTGCTGTCGCAAAAGGTAAAAATGTTTTCGATGTATTGAAAGCAGCTTGTATGACGCCAATTGAACATTATTCTTTAAAAGTTGGGCAATTGAGAGAAGGCGATCCTGCAGATTTTATCTTGGTCAAGGATCTGAAAGAGTTCAAAGTCATCAACACTTATATTAATGGAGAAAAAGTAGCGGAAGCTGGAAAGACGCTGATCAACCCAATCAAGAATGAGAGCATCAACAACTTTCATACTTCAATCAAGAAACCAGAAGCCTTTCGGATCCAAGCCAATAGTTCCAAAGTGCGAGTCATCGAAGCCTTGGATGGGCAATTGATCACACCAGAAATTTCCGGTGAAATCCTGATTAAAAATGGATTTGCCGAATCAAATCCTTCAAATGATATTCTAAAAATCACTGTGGTAAACCGCTATGAAGATGCACCGCCAGCTTTAGCTTTTATCAAGAACTTTGGCTTAAAAAAAGGAGCTATCGCTTCTTCTGTCGGACATGATTCACATAATATCATTGCAGTAGGAATCGATGATGCATCCATTTGTAAAGCAGTAAACCTAATAATCGAAGCCAAAGGAGGAGTTTCAGCTATATCTGGAGATAAAGAAGAAATCCTTCCACTTCCTGTCGGGGGAATTATGTCAGCCTCGGATGGCTATGAAGTAGCGGGTGCCTACACACGAATCGATCGACTTGCCAAAGAAATGGGCTCAACCCTAAACTCTCCTTTTATGACTTTAAGCTTTATGGCTTTACTCGTTATTCCTGATTTGAAGCTAAGCGATAAGGGGCTGTTTAATGGGCAAAGGTTTGAGTTTACTGAGGTGTTTGTTTAA
- a CDS encoding NADH:ubiquinone reductase (Na(+)-transporting) subunit B has translation MKALQNLFDKLKPNFEKGGKWEKFYTLYEGHRTIAFAPDLTTKAKGAQIKDAVDLKRVMITVVIAMIPALLFGILNVGYQHFLAVGEEATFLDKALFGAMAVLPTLIVSYAVGLLTEFTFCVIRNHPISEGYLVSGMLIALVMPPFIPLWQVALATIFAVVIGKEVFGGTGMNILNVAMTARAFLYFAYPAQISGDQVWTYLSDSTAVDGFSGATALSVAYNAGVEGTQTAVEALNAHNASIGGDFSFMNMFMGWIPGSIGETSTLMALVGAVILIGTGVASWKIIVSGFAGAYIMGTILNLLAVNEYMALPPQYHWVMGGMAFGLVFMATDPVSAAQTETGKWIYGMLIGVLTVIIRVTNPAYPEGIMLAVLFMNVFAPLIDYYVVKANKTRRLQRATV, from the coding sequence ATGAAGGCATTACAAAACTTATTTGATAAGCTTAAGCCGAATTTCGAAAAGGGTGGAAAATGGGAGAAATTCTACACGCTTTACGAAGGTCACCGGACGATTGCTTTTGCTCCTGATTTGACTACAAAGGCAAAAGGTGCACAGATTAAAGATGCTGTAGATTTGAAGAGAGTGATGATCACGGTGGTAATCGCCATGATTCCAGCACTTCTTTTCGGGATTTTGAATGTAGGATATCAACATTTTCTTGCAGTAGGAGAGGAAGCTACCTTTTTGGATAAAGCGCTTTTCGGTGCAATGGCTGTTCTACCTACACTAATCGTTTCTTACGCGGTTGGTCTATTAACTGAATTTACTTTCTGTGTAATCAGAAATCACCCTATTAGTGAAGGTTACTTGGTTTCAGGGATGTTAATCGCGCTAGTGATGCCTCCTTTTATTCCATTGTGGCAAGTGGCGCTAGCCACCATTTTTGCAGTGGTTATTGGTAAAGAAGTATTTGGTGGTACAGGGATGAATATCTTGAACGTAGCGATGACTGCTAGAGCATTCTTATATTTTGCTTACCCAGCTCAAATCTCTGGAGATCAAGTTTGGACTTACTTAAGTGATTCGACTGCAGTGGATGGTTTCTCTGGGGCTACTGCACTTTCAGTTGCTTACAATGCAGGAGTTGAAGGTACACAGACGGCTGTGGAGGCTTTAAATGCACATAATGCTTCTATTGGTGGAGATTTTAGTTTCATGAACATGTTCATGGGATGGATCCCAGGCTCCATTGGTGAGACGTCTACTTTAATGGCCCTTGTTGGAGCTGTGATCTTAATTGGTACAGGAGTGGCAAGTTGGAAAATTATCGTTTCTGGATTTGCTGGAGCTTATATCATGGGAACAATTTTGAACCTACTAGCTGTGAATGAATACATGGCTTTACCACCTCAATACCATTGGGTAATGGGAGGTATGGCTTTTGGTTTGGTATTTATGGCAACTGATCCCGTATCAGCGGCTCAAACGGAAACGGGTAAGTGGATTTACGGAATGTTGATCGGTGTATTGACGGTGATCATCCGTGTTACCAACCCTGCTTACCCAGAAGGAATCATGCTTGCAGTATTGTTTATGAACGTATTTGCTCCGCTGATCGATTATTATGTAGTAAAAGCTAACAAAACAAGGAGGTTACAACGTGCAACAGTCTAA
- the nqrC gene encoding NADH:ubiquinone reductase (Na(+)-transporting) subunit C, with translation MQQSNTYIITFSVILTVVLGLLLSGTAQLLGPRQQEAIALDKKKQILGAVISGEEIAAMTPQEVNAYYSSHIGATVVDINGKEVTEKDGVAVSAENVDVAKNYKLPAEDRLYPVFIYHEEGDDSKVKSYILPLYGAGLWDAIWGYLALDTDMNTIGGITLSHAGETPGLGARITTPEVQSRFSGKEIYDESGQLVGVQMQKGEGKDYSSEPHKIDGMSGATITGTGVNNMVKSYLGHYKAYIESKKSSQAVAAL, from the coding sequence GTGCAACAGTCTAATACATATATTATTACTTTTTCTGTAATCCTTACCGTAGTATTGGGTTTACTTCTTTCTGGAACCGCACAATTATTGGGTCCTAGACAGCAGGAAGCCATTGCATTGGATAAGAAAAAGCAAATCTTAGGTGCGGTAATCAGCGGCGAAGAAATTGCCGCCATGACACCTCAGGAAGTAAATGCATATTACAGCAGCCATATTGGTGCTACCGTGGTAGATATCAATGGTAAAGAGGTAACTGAGAAAGATGGAGTTGCTGTTTCTGCTGAGAATGTGGATGTAGCAAAGAATTATAAACTACCTGCTGAAGATAGACTATACCCAGTGTTTATCTATCATGAAGAAGGAGATGATTCCAAAGTGAAATCTTACATCCTTCCATTATATGGTGCGGGTCTATGGGATGCTATTTGGGGTTACCTTGCTTTAGATACAGATATGAATACCATTGGTGGTATTACTTTGTCTCATGCTGGAGAAACTCCAGGCCTTGGTGCTAGAATCACCACTCCAGAAGTTCAGTCTAGATTCTCTGGAAAGGAAATCTATGATGAATCGGGTCAATTGGTTGGGGTACAAATGCAAAAAGGAGAAGGCAAAGATTATTCTTCTGAACCTCACAAAATTGATGGAATGTCTGGTGCTACTATTACTGGCACTGGTGTAAATAACATGGTGAAAAGTTACTTGGGACATTATAAGGCTTATATCGAGTCTAAGAAATCTTCTCAGGCTGTAGCCGCTCTTTAA